The following proteins are encoded in a genomic region of Candidatus Latescibacterota bacterium:
- a CDS encoding STAS domain-containing protein, producing the protein MNDISISFSKPKDNPEISVISVKGYVDTTTSSELEESLKRLLRKGRFDIVIDLGDVNYISSAGWGIFISEIKEIRENGGDLKLAAMIGDVYEVFELLEFQTILESFDSVEDAVMSFGKFENPVPGGGSAGFNS; encoded by the coding sequence ATGAACGACATCAGCATTTCGTTTTCCAAGCCAAAGGATAATCCGGAAATATCGGTAATCTCTGTTAAGGGATATGTGGACACGACCACTTCCTCTGAACTCGAAGAGAGTCTCAAGAGGCTATTGAGAAAAGGCCGTTTCGATATCGTGATCGACCTTGGAGATGTCAACTATATCAGTTCAGCTGGATGGGGTATCTTCATCAGTGAGATCAAGGAGATCCGTGAGAACGGAGGCGACCTGAAACTTGCCGCTATGATAGGCGATGTATATGAAGTCTTTGAACTTCTGGAATTCCAGACCATCCTGGAAAGCTTCGATTCGGTCGAAGATGCCGTGATGAGCTTTGGAAAATTCGAGAATCCCGTGCCAGGTGGCGGGAGTGCCGGTTTCAACTCCTGA
- a CDS encoding STAS domain-containing protein — MDKLHIEEERIDDVVVLILAGLVDSGTSQLMEDKFNDLISRGNVKIVADLEKVDYISSAGWGIFVGEIKGVRRQNGDIKLAGMRPDVREVFDLLEFNALLTPYNNRDNALAAFDTRQNKEVT; from the coding sequence ATGGATAAACTTCACATTGAAGAAGAGCGGATCGATGACGTCGTCGTCCTGATACTGGCAGGCCTGGTGGATTCGGGAACATCCCAGTTGATGGAGGACAAGTTCAACGATCTTATATCGAGGGGCAATGTTAAAATAGTTGCGGATCTCGAAAAAGTCGATTATATCAGTTCAGCCGGGTGGGGGATTTTTGTGGGCGAGATCAAGGGGGTAAGGCGGCAGAACGGAGATATCAAACTTGCGGGAATGCGTCCCGATGTCAGGGAAGTATTTGACCTGCTCGAATTTAATGCGTTATTGACACCGTATAATAACCGGGACAACGCGCTTGCGGCGTTTGATACCCGGCAGAATAAAGAAGTAACTTGA